Proteins co-encoded in one Kribbella solani genomic window:
- a CDS encoding nucleotide sugar dehydrogenase codes for MRVSVVALGKIGLPLAVQFAAKGHQVVGVDINEKFVELVNAGQEPFPGEAHLQELLSETVADGRLRATTDYADAIPNSDAVVVVVPLFVDEQTGQPEFGWMENATRSLAEHLSPGTLVSYETTLPVGTTRSRWKPMIEEISGLTEGTDFHLVFSPERVLTGRVFADLRKYPKLVGGLSEEGAKRATAFYEAVLDFDERPDLERANGVWDLGSAEAAELAKLAETTYRDVNIGLANQFARFAGQNGIDVHAVIEASNSQPYSHIHRPGIAVGGHCIPVYPRLYLYTDPDATVVRAAREANAGMPDYTIGLLEGAYGDLKGAKVVVLGASYRGGVKETAFSGVFPAVEALKARGAEVSVHDPLYTDAELQGLGFTPYTLGSAVDAAVLQADHADYAQLTPADLPGVKVLVDGRDRTDAAKWAGVRRIVIGRSISQ; via the coding sequence GTGCGTGTCAGTGTTGTTGCCTTAGGCAAGATCGGACTGCCGTTGGCGGTCCAGTTCGCGGCCAAGGGTCATCAGGTCGTCGGTGTCGACATCAACGAGAAGTTCGTCGAGCTGGTCAACGCCGGTCAGGAGCCGTTCCCGGGTGAGGCCCACCTGCAGGAGCTGCTGTCCGAGACCGTGGCCGACGGCCGCCTGCGGGCGACCACGGACTACGCGGACGCGATCCCGAACAGCGACGCGGTCGTCGTGGTCGTGCCGCTGTTCGTGGACGAGCAGACCGGTCAGCCCGAGTTCGGCTGGATGGAGAACGCGACCCGTTCCCTGGCCGAGCACCTGAGTCCCGGCACTCTGGTCAGCTACGAGACCACCCTTCCGGTCGGCACCACCCGGAGCCGGTGGAAGCCGATGATCGAGGAGATCTCCGGCCTGACCGAGGGTACGGACTTCCACCTGGTGTTCTCGCCGGAGCGGGTGCTGACCGGGCGCGTGTTCGCGGACCTGCGCAAGTACCCGAAGCTGGTCGGCGGTCTGTCCGAGGAGGGCGCCAAGCGCGCCACCGCGTTCTATGAGGCGGTGCTGGACTTCGACGAGCGCCCGGACCTGGAGCGCGCGAACGGTGTCTGGGACCTCGGTTCGGCCGAGGCGGCCGAGCTGGCGAAGCTGGCCGAGACCACGTACCGGGACGTCAACATCGGCCTGGCGAACCAGTTCGCCCGGTTCGCGGGACAGAACGGCATCGACGTACACGCCGTGATCGAGGCGTCGAACTCGCAGCCGTACAGCCACATCCACCGGCCCGGTATCGCGGTCGGCGGGCACTGCATCCCGGTGTACCCGCGGCTGTACCTCTACACCGACCCGGACGCGACGGTCGTCCGCGCCGCGCGCGAGGCGAACGCCGGCATGCCGGACTACACGATCGGTCTGCTCGAGGGCGCGTACGGCGACCTCAAGGGCGCCAAGGTCGTGGTGCTCGGCGCGTCCTACCGTGGTGGGGTGAAGGAAACCGCGTTCTCCGGGGTCTTCCCGGCCGTGGAGGCGTTGAAGGCGCGCGGAGCCGAAGTGTCCGTGCACGACCCGCTGTACACCGACGCCGAACTGCAGGGCCTCGGCTTCACGCCGTACACCCTGGGTTCCGCGGTGGACGCGGCGGTGCTGCAGGCCGACCACGCGGACTACGCGCAGCTCACGCCTGCCGACCTGCCGGGCGTCAAGGTGCTCGTCGACGGGCGTGACCGGACCGACGCGGCCAAGTGGGCCGGCGTGCGGCGGATTGTGATCGGAAGGTCGATCAGCCAGTGA
- a CDS encoding acyltransferase family protein produces MTKAAEENQTPPTQEAPGSAGVGTNPPAGAPVSTAVGDTGPPARGGRLPRVESLTGLRWWAAFFVFCHHMTNLAPLPIFDFLKYGTSGVTFFFVLSGFVLTWSAQPGTKIRTFYRRRFARIFPLYFLTLVAAFFVFYRVDPPAGMSWIKPVSVTVLVLSAFLLHGWSNNPTILYGGNPAGWTLSVEAFFYAYFPFVWRATQRLKVAGGLIICFAVIAIGCAYRLALFHYKTEVPVLPQPVLHSVAFLFGIGLAIALRSGWRPQIPVWFAFLVTGGGLYLLWYSGSHPTEIPGAVSMGLCQKEVLTLLYGFLIFAVAARDIRGGRSLLRSTPLVKLGQWSYAFYLVHATILYAIKEYHGVAGPIGWANLTWYAGVLVVSIFASWLLYRFVEHPLERKLRGPR; encoded by the coding sequence ATGACGAAGGCCGCCGAAGAGAACCAGACGCCGCCGACCCAGGAAGCCCCCGGGTCGGCCGGCGTCGGGACGAATCCGCCTGCCGGCGCGCCTGTCAGTACCGCGGTCGGGGACACCGGTCCACCGGCCCGCGGCGGGAGGTTGCCACGAGTCGAGTCGCTCACCGGATTGCGCTGGTGGGCGGCCTTCTTCGTGTTCTGCCACCACATGACGAACCTGGCACCGCTGCCGATCTTCGACTTCCTGAAGTACGGCACCTCCGGCGTCACGTTCTTCTTCGTGCTCTCCGGTTTCGTGCTGACCTGGTCGGCCCAGCCGGGTACGAAGATCCGGACGTTCTACCGGCGCCGGTTCGCGCGGATCTTCCCGCTGTACTTCCTCACCCTGGTGGCGGCGTTCTTCGTCTTCTACCGGGTCGACCCGCCGGCGGGGATGTCCTGGATCAAGCCGGTGTCGGTCACCGTGCTGGTGCTGTCCGCGTTCCTGTTGCACGGCTGGTCGAACAACCCGACCATCCTGTACGGCGGCAACCCGGCCGGCTGGACGCTCTCGGTCGAGGCGTTCTTCTACGCGTACTTCCCGTTCGTCTGGCGGGCCACGCAGCGGCTGAAGGTGGCCGGTGGGCTGATCATCTGTTTCGCGGTGATCGCGATCGGGTGCGCGTACCGGTTGGCGCTGTTCCATTACAAGACCGAAGTGCCGGTGCTGCCGCAACCGGTGCTGCACTCGGTGGCGTTCCTGTTCGGGATCGGTCTGGCGATCGCGCTCCGGTCCGGCTGGCGGCCGCAGATCCCGGTCTGGTTCGCGTTCCTGGTCACCGGCGGCGGTCTGTACCTGCTCTGGTACTCCGGTTCGCACCCGACCGAGATCCCGGGCGCGGTCAGCATGGGCCTGTGCCAGAAGGAAGTCCTGACCCTGCTGTACGGCTTCCTGATCTTCGCGGTCGCGGCCCGCGACATCCGCGGCGGCCGGTCACTGCTGCGGAGCACCCCGCTGGTCAAGCTCGGCCAGTGGTCGTACGCGTTCTACCTGGTGCACGCCACCATCCTGTACGCGATCAAGGAGTACCACGGTGTGGCCGGCCCGATCGGCTGGGCGAACCTGACCTGGTACGCCGGTGTGCTCGTCGTTTCGATCTTCGCCTCGTGGCTGCTCTACCGGTTCGTGGAGCACCCGCTGGAACGGAAGCTCCGAGGCCCCCGATGA
- the wecB gene encoding non-hydrolyzing UDP-N-acetylglucosamine 2-epimerase: MKVLSVVGARPQFVKLAPVAEAFAATEHQHVIVHTGQHYDKNMSDVFFADLRIPAPDVHLGVGSGSHGVQTGAMLAAMDAVLDEHKPDWVLVYGDTNSTLAGTLSAVKMHLPVAHLEAGLRSFNRLMPEEHNRVLTDHAADLLLAPTQVAMDHLANEGLKDKSRLVGDVMTDVCFRVRDAVQDQPLDLPFKQGEYVVSTIHRAENTDDPERLAAIVDGLAAAGAPVLLLAHPRLVAKCAEHGIKLERPDGSLHVREPLAYPEMVAAVLGSAGVVTDSGGLQKEAFLLGRVCTTLRTETEWVETLDNEWNVLTSDVSKLPELAARPVPTGERPMPYGDGHAAERVVATLAE; encoded by the coding sequence GTGAAGGTGCTCAGCGTTGTCGGTGCGCGCCCGCAGTTCGTGAAGCTGGCGCCGGTCGCGGAGGCGTTCGCCGCCACCGAGCACCAGCACGTGATCGTGCACACCGGGCAGCACTACGACAAGAACATGTCCGACGTGTTCTTCGCCGACCTGCGGATCCCGGCCCCGGACGTCCACCTGGGCGTCGGGTCCGGGAGCCACGGCGTCCAGACCGGCGCGATGCTGGCCGCGATGGACGCCGTCCTGGACGAGCACAAGCCGGACTGGGTGCTCGTCTACGGCGACACCAACTCCACTCTGGCCGGTACGTTGTCCGCGGTGAAGATGCACCTGCCGGTCGCGCACCTGGAGGCCGGGCTGCGTTCCTTCAACCGGCTGATGCCGGAGGAGCACAACCGGGTGCTCACCGACCACGCGGCCGACCTGCTGCTCGCGCCGACCCAGGTGGCGATGGACCACCTGGCGAACGAGGGCCTGAAGGACAAGTCGCGGCTGGTCGGCGACGTGATGACGGATGTCTGCTTCCGGGTCCGCGACGCGGTCCAGGACCAGCCGCTCGACCTGCCGTTCAAGCAGGGTGAGTACGTCGTCTCCACCATCCACCGGGCCGAGAACACCGACGACCCGGAGCGGCTGGCCGCGATCGTCGACGGTCTGGCCGCGGCGGGCGCGCCGGTGCTGCTGCTGGCACATCCGCGGCTGGTCGCGAAGTGCGCGGAGCACGGCATCAAGCTGGAGCGTCCGGACGGTTCGCTGCACGTCCGCGAGCCGCTCGCGTACCCGGAGATGGTCGCGGCCGTGCTCGGCTCGGCCGGGGTGGTGACGGACTCCGGGGGTCTGCAGAAGGAGGCCTTCCTGCTCGGACGGGTGTGTACCACACTGCGGACCGAGACCGAATGGGTCGAGACGTTGGACAACGAGTGGAACGTCCTGACATCCGACGTGAGTAAGCTGCCGGAGTTGGCCGCCAGGCCTGTTCCTACGGGGGAACGCCCGATGCCCTACGGCGACGGCCACGCTGCCGAGCGTGTCGTTGCCACTCTCGCGGAGTAG
- a CDS encoding Gfo/Idh/MocA family protein: MANLRAGLIGLGMMGRHHARVLASLEGVDLVAVADPGGDKFGVAGGRPVHETIEQLITEKLDYCMVAVPTQYHAETAKALAEAGVHAMIEKPLAGSTAEATEIAKAFEAAGLVGAVGHIERYNPALQALRVRLEAGELGDIYQITTRRQGPFPARIADVGVVLDLATHDIDLTAWVTQSPFVSVAAQSAHKSGRQYEDLIAVTGKLADGTVTSHLVNWLSPMKERLTVVTGEKGAFIADTLLADLTFHSNGTVATAWDDVAHFRGVSEGDMIRYAISKPEPLRTEHEAFRDAVLGKEADIVTLQQGLATVKVAEAVLQSAAEARTVPVAGETH; the protein is encoded by the coding sequence ATGGCGAACCTGCGTGCGGGCCTGATCGGCCTGGGCATGATGGGCCGGCACCACGCCCGGGTACTGGCGTCCCTCGAGGGCGTCGACCTGGTCGCGGTGGCCGACCCGGGTGGTGACAAGTTCGGTGTCGCCGGCGGTCGTCCGGTGCACGAGACCATCGAGCAGCTGATCACCGAGAAGCTCGACTACTGCATGGTCGCGGTCCCGACCCAGTACCACGCGGAGACCGCGAAGGCGCTGGCCGAGGCCGGCGTGCACGCGATGATCGAGAAGCCGCTGGCCGGTTCCACCGCCGAGGCGACCGAGATCGCGAAGGCGTTCGAGGCGGCCGGCCTGGTCGGCGCGGTCGGTCACATCGAGCGGTACAACCCGGCGCTGCAGGCGCTCCGGGTCCGGCTGGAGGCCGGCGAGCTGGGTGACATCTACCAGATCACCACCCGCCGCCAGGGCCCGTTCCCGGCCCGGATCGCCGACGTCGGCGTGGTGCTCGACCTGGCCACCCACGACATCGACCTGACCGCCTGGGTGACCCAGTCGCCGTTCGTCTCGGTGGCCGCGCAGAGCGCGCACAAGTCCGGCCGTCAGTACGAGGACCTGATCGCGGTGACCGGCAAGCTGGCCGACGGCACCGTCACCAGTCACCTGGTCAACTGGCTGTCCCCGATGAAGGAGCGGCTGACCGTCGTCACCGGTGAGAAGGGCGCCTTCATCGCCGACACGCTGCTCGCCGACCTGACCTTCCACTCGAACGGTACGGTCGCGACCGCGTGGGACGACGTCGCGCACTTCCGTGGTGTCAGCGAGGGTGACATGATCCGGTACGCGATCAGCAAGCCGGAGCCGCTGCGGACCGAGCACGAGGCGTTCCGGGACGCGGTACTCGGCAAGGAGGCGGACATCGTCACGCTGCAGCAGGGTCTGGCCACCGTCAAGGTCGCCGAGGCAGTGCTCCAGTCCGCCGCCGAGGCGCGTACGGTGCCGGTCGCGGGGGAGACGCACTAG
- a CDS encoding DegT/DnrJ/EryC1/StrS family aminotransferase, translating into MMVQPIPAAKPIIGKEEREAVDRVMQSGMLAQGPEVAAFEQEFGATLVSGRACVATNSGTSGLHLGLLAAGVGPGDEVIVPSFTFAATANSVALTGATPVFVDIEPTYFCLDPKAVEAAITEKTKAVMPVHLFGHPANMTALQEIADKHGIQIYEDAAQAHGATWNGAPVGSFGEFAMFSLYPTKNMTSGEGGMNSVANADLERRMRLFRNQGMLKQYENEVVGLNNRMTDLHAAIGRVQLTKVGGWTKQRQENAAFLDANLAGVGVPAVAAEASHVYHQYTIRVTEDRDGFANALRTEYGVGCGVYYPIPNHRLPSFQRELDLPETEKAAAEVLSLPVHPSLSEDDLNRIVAAVNTVAKAGA; encoded by the coding sequence CTGATGGTGCAGCCGATTCCGGCCGCGAAGCCGATCATCGGGAAGGAGGAGCGCGAAGCCGTCGACCGGGTGATGCAGTCCGGCATGCTGGCCCAGGGCCCCGAGGTGGCGGCGTTCGAGCAGGAGTTCGGCGCAACGCTGGTCTCCGGCCGAGCCTGCGTCGCGACCAACTCGGGTACGTCCGGTCTGCACCTCGGCCTGCTGGCCGCCGGGGTCGGCCCGGGTGACGAGGTGATCGTCCCGTCCTTCACCTTCGCCGCGACCGCGAACAGCGTCGCGCTGACCGGCGCCACCCCGGTGTTCGTCGACATCGAGCCGACGTACTTCTGCCTGGACCCGAAGGCGGTCGAGGCGGCGATCACCGAGAAGACCAAGGCCGTCATGCCGGTGCACCTGTTCGGTCACCCGGCGAACATGACCGCGCTGCAGGAGATCGCCGACAAGCACGGCATCCAGATCTACGAGGACGCCGCGCAGGCGCACGGCGCGACCTGGAACGGCGCGCCGGTCGGTTCCTTCGGCGAGTTCGCGATGTTCAGCCTGTACCCGACCAAGAACATGACGTCCGGTGAGGGCGGCATGAACTCGGTCGCGAACGCGGACCTCGAGCGCCGGATGCGGCTGTTCCGCAACCAGGGCATGCTCAAGCAGTACGAGAACGAGGTCGTCGGCCTGAACAACCGGATGACCGACCTGCACGCCGCGATCGGCCGCGTGCAGCTGACCAAGGTCGGCGGCTGGACCAAGCAGCGGCAGGAGAACGCGGCCTTCCTGGACGCGAACCTGGCCGGTGTCGGCGTCCCGGCCGTGGCCGCGGAGGCGTCGCACGTCTACCACCAGTACACGATCCGGGTGACCGAGGACCGGGACGGCTTCGCGAACGCGTTGCGGACCGAGTACGGCGTCGGCTGCGGCGTGTACTACCCGATCCCGAACCACCGGCTCCCGTCGTTCCAGCGTGAGCTGGACCTGCCGGAGACCGAGAAGGCCGCGGCCGAGGTGCTCTCGCTGCCGGTCCACCCCTCGCTGTCCGAGGATGACCTGAACCGGATCGTGGCCGCGGTGAACACCGTGGCGAAGGCGGGTGCGTGA
- a CDS encoding acyltransferase has product MTARIAPSADVDESAQIGAGSSVWHLAQIRENAVLGKNCIVGRGAYVGTGVRMGDNCKIQNYALVYEPASLEDGVFIGPAVVLTNDYFPRAVNPDGSPKSGHDWEPVGVTMKEGCSLGARSVCVAPVTIGRWATVAAGAVVTKDVPDFALVAGVPARRLKWVGKAGVPLLEVGNGEWKCPNTGEMYIETDGRLRPAGESTEEN; this is encoded by the coding sequence GTGACGGCCCGCATCGCGCCATCCGCCGACGTCGACGAGAGCGCCCAGATCGGCGCCGGTTCGTCGGTCTGGCACCTGGCCCAGATCCGCGAGAACGCGGTTCTCGGCAAGAACTGCATCGTCGGCCGCGGCGCGTACGTCGGTACCGGGGTCCGGATGGGCGACAACTGCAAGATCCAGAACTACGCCCTGGTGTACGAGCCGGCGTCCCTCGAGGACGGCGTGTTCATCGGCCCGGCGGTGGTACTCACCAACGACTACTTCCCGCGCGCGGTGAACCCGGACGGTTCGCCGAAGAGCGGGCACGACTGGGAACCGGTCGGGGTGACGATGAAGGAAGGCTGCTCGCTCGGCGCGCGCAGCGTGTGCGTGGCTCCGGTCACCATCGGCCGCTGGGCGACTGTCGCCGCCGGCGCGGTGGTGACCAAGGACGTGCCGGACTTCGCGCTGGTCGCGGGTGTCCCGGCGCGCCGGCTCAAGTGGGTTGGCAAGGCCGGTGTCCCGTTGCTCGAGGTCGGGAACGGCGAGTGGAAGTGCCCGAACACGGGCGAGATGTACATCGAAACCGACGGACGGCTGCGGCCGGCCGGTGAATCAACGGAGGAGAACTGA
- a CDS encoding glycosyltransferase: MTDRPHLLYVAWGFPPCRGGGVYRALATANRFAALGWKVTVLTADRDTFFRFTGADLTLEERVDPSVEVVRVPFEWPILEADLRNWSKRRAQNPKVWAKWRTKQDQIPFPESGYGPWRSVIEKAAERIHQADKVDLTVATANPHVAFTAAYHLHKKFQVPYVMDYRDAWLLDVFTGDRLHEPNSRAARWEKKLVESAREVWFVNDPIKEWHEKLYPAQAGKMHTVSNGFDPDLVPDTHDRGPVAGRPLVFGYVGTVSPKVPLADFVEGWKLAKEQSEELAGAKAKIYGYLGYYAQPRADMLATINSAAEAGVSYEGPVGKAEIAKAYDEFDAQLLMLGKGRYVTSGKVFEYLATGLPVVSVHDPENAASDVLRGHPLWFPVADVTPEAIAAALIEAAHAARTADEGIRAKAREFGASYRRDLQLDPRITSLAASVTGVAA, from the coding sequence ATGACCGACCGCCCACACCTGCTGTACGTCGCCTGGGGCTTCCCGCCCTGCCGGGGTGGTGGTGTCTACCGGGCCCTGGCCACCGCCAACCGGTTCGCCGCGCTCGGCTGGAAGGTGACAGTGCTGACGGCCGACCGCGACACCTTCTTCCGTTTCACCGGCGCCGACCTGACCCTCGAGGAACGGGTCGACCCGTCCGTCGAGGTGGTCCGGGTCCCGTTCGAATGGCCGATCCTGGAGGCCGACCTGCGCAATTGGTCCAAGCGCCGCGCGCAGAACCCGAAGGTCTGGGCCAAGTGGCGGACCAAGCAGGACCAGATCCCGTTCCCGGAGAGCGGGTACGGGCCGTGGCGTTCGGTGATCGAGAAGGCCGCCGAGCGGATCCACCAGGCGGACAAGGTCGACCTCACCGTCGCCACCGCTAACCCGCATGTCGCGTTCACCGCCGCGTACCACCTGCACAAGAAGTTCCAGGTGCCGTACGTGATGGACTACCGCGACGCCTGGCTGCTGGACGTGTTCACCGGTGACCGGCTGCACGAGCCGAACAGCCGGGCCGCGCGCTGGGAGAAGAAGCTGGTCGAGTCCGCCCGCGAGGTCTGGTTCGTGAACGACCCGATCAAGGAGTGGCACGAGAAGCTCTACCCGGCCCAGGCCGGCAAGATGCACACGGTCTCCAACGGGTTCGACCCGGACCTGGTGCCGGACACCCACGACCGCGGCCCGGTCGCCGGCCGTCCGCTGGTCTTCGGGTACGTCGGCACGGTGTCGCCGAAGGTGCCGCTCGCGGACTTCGTCGAAGGCTGGAAGCTCGCCAAGGAACAGTCCGAGGAGCTGGCCGGCGCGAAGGCGAAGATCTACGGATACCTCGGGTACTACGCGCAGCCGCGGGCCGACATGCTCGCCACCATCAACAGCGCGGCCGAAGCCGGGGTCTCGTACGAAGGACCGGTCGGCAAGGCGGAGATCGCGAAGGCGTACGACGAGTTCGACGCCCAGCTGTTGATGCTCGGCAAGGGACGCTACGTGACCAGCGGGAAGGTGTTCGAGTACCTCGCGACCGGGCTTCCGGTGGTGTCGGTGCACGACCCGGAGAACGCGGCGTCCGACGTACTGCGTGGGCATCCGTTGTGGTTCCCGGTCGCGGACGTGACGCCGGAGGCGATCGCGGCGGCGCTGATCGAGGCGGCCCATGCGGCTCGTACCGCTGACGAGGGGATTCGGGCGAAGGCGCGGGAGTTCGGCGCTTCGTACCGGCGGGATCTGCAGCTTGATCCGCGGATCACGTCGCTGGCCGCGTCCGTGACGGGGGTGGCGGCGTGA